A single window of Granulicella mallensis MP5ACTX8 DNA harbors:
- a CDS encoding type VI secretion system Vgr family protein, with the protein MVQTVLKILIDGQEIETGFLGRKGTFVNATVNKGLNKHSTCTVELFHVAGDRPAVEKWIGRSLVLESNDGTKFFEGFLRGADLTYHANGGFRVVLDGASQSVKLEVAASYFYYGTTSVASVAQQIAGRTGIAASVSGGQQNSTLDLVQWDETDWNFLLRLCADQGLYINPTATGIEIAQGFQTAGPTLTWGSDLNTGLVEFRLKGMLASAKIDGSHYDFSQSVSQNFKSLQKQPSLSSGASGFTSAVLQQSAQILPAAYRGRRNRSKTVSEYQQAIENQAEWSAASGLLCEGLSQCETLQPGQKIQVSGVEAASGEFYLLTVTHSWSTEGYENRFTCTPWSGWYTSELHPKPCVSGVYSARVVDIDDPNRHGQVRVRYYWQDEGETGWIRHSALYAGADRGFLFRPEVGDEVLVAFEDCDPERPVIIGSVWNGVDNTPNEDFWGGETHSNDIKRIVTKSGHRISMVDKDGEEAIAIATPRNAKLLMLERAAETGRPAIVLSVEHGDLIFNAPDGRIHFNAKYWSREVGE; encoded by the coding sequence GTGGTCCAGACAGTGCTCAAGATTTTGATAGATGGCCAGGAGATCGAAACAGGCTTCCTTGGTCGCAAGGGAACTTTCGTCAACGCCACGGTGAATAAAGGGCTTAATAAGCACAGCACCTGCACTGTGGAGTTGTTCCATGTTGCAGGGGACCGCCCTGCGGTGGAGAAGTGGATTGGACGATCCCTCGTTCTGGAGTCCAATGATGGTACGAAGTTCTTCGAAGGGTTTCTGCGTGGAGCCGACCTTACCTACCATGCGAACGGCGGGTTTCGTGTTGTGCTCGACGGCGCGAGCCAAAGCGTAAAGCTTGAAGTCGCGGCGAGCTACTTCTATTACGGAACCACCTCCGTGGCAAGCGTAGCGCAGCAGATAGCAGGGCGTACAGGCATCGCAGCGAGTGTGTCTGGCGGACAGCAGAATTCGACGCTCGACCTGGTGCAGTGGGATGAGACCGATTGGAACTTCCTGCTGCGTTTGTGCGCCGATCAGGGCTTATACATCAATCCAACAGCCACCGGAATCGAGATTGCGCAGGGGTTTCAGACTGCGGGGCCTACGCTTACCTGGGGGAGCGACCTCAACACGGGGCTTGTCGAGTTCCGGCTTAAGGGCATGCTGGCTTCGGCGAAGATCGACGGCAGTCATTACGACTTTTCTCAATCGGTGAGTCAGAACTTCAAGTCGCTTCAGAAGCAACCGTCGTTGAGTAGCGGTGCGTCGGGTTTTACCAGTGCGGTACTGCAGCAATCAGCGCAGATTCTGCCCGCAGCGTATCGGGGGAGACGAAACCGATCGAAGACTGTTTCGGAGTATCAACAGGCAATCGAGAACCAGGCGGAATGGAGTGCTGCAAGCGGCCTGCTGTGCGAAGGTTTAAGCCAATGCGAAACATTGCAGCCTGGGCAGAAGATCCAGGTCAGTGGCGTGGAAGCAGCGTCCGGCGAATTTTATCTGCTCACGGTAACGCATAGCTGGTCCACCGAGGGATACGAGAACCGGTTTACCTGTACTCCATGGAGTGGTTGGTACACCAGTGAACTGCATCCCAAGCCGTGTGTTAGCGGCGTATATTCGGCGCGGGTGGTCGATATCGATGATCCGAACCGCCATGGACAGGTGCGAGTGCGCTACTACTGGCAGGATGAGGGAGAGACAGGCTGGATCCGTCACTCTGCGTTGTATGCGGGAGCGGACCGTGGCTTCCTGTTCCGTCCGGAAGTGGGCGATGAAGTGTTAGTGGCTTTCGAGGACTGCGACCCCGAGCGCCCGGTCATTATCGGTTCTGTGTGGAATGGCGTGGACAACACGCCCAATGAAGACTTCTGGGGCGGCGAGACACATAGCAACGATATCAAGCGCATCGTCACCAAGAGCGGACATCGCATCTCGATGGTCGACAAGGATGGTGAGGAGGCGATTGCGATCGCAACGCCACGAAATGCCAAGCTGCTGATGTTAGAGCGGGCCGCTGAAACCGGTCGCCCCGCCATCGTGCTGAGCGTCGAGCATGGAGATCTGATCTTTAACGCGCCCGACGGACGCATTCATTTCAACGCAAAATACTGGTCGCGAGAAGTCGGCGAGTAG